The following coding sequences are from one Pseudomonas mendocina window:
- the tssK gene encoding type VI secretion system baseplate subunit TssK, protein MKVLPDAVCWHEGMQLLPQHFQLQGIRAEVIAALCARASNPWFWGLTELEVDPVALSTGLVRIQSLEAILPDGLPVSVQPGSGKVVELDVGPPVAASANACVTVFLAVNPLGRSGQVLPLNGRLQSQLAEAIPDLASGEHPEPILVWRPNLRLVTDSDRADSICLPLLRISKEGGGFVRQPYVPPMGLILPESDLGQMVSALCARGREKCLFLAGRLRQAEQAGNHDDAQELRRQLTALWARLPEVEVALNSRVATPANLHGLLAGLAGAWSALDALSGVPAFAPLDFLELKRGFDEVIEWLHRKLDSIRVGYRCLVFEQSEQGFSIDLPDTQTGRQRLVVGLRMPAGTGQEAAQAWLGQVVIASRQHVATLVQQRMSGLLHQPMNRNERAAYGVGEETHLFLIQASGDWFDPEQPLYLAVTSQRAIASPWQVLLFTTDSH, encoded by the coding sequence AGCATTTCCAATTGCAGGGCATACGCGCGGAGGTTATCGCTGCGCTCTGCGCCAGAGCCAGCAATCCGTGGTTCTGGGGATTGACCGAGTTGGAAGTTGATCCTGTCGCGCTCAGTACCGGCCTGGTACGTATCCAATCCCTGGAGGCGATTCTGCCGGACGGTTTGCCCGTCAGCGTGCAACCAGGTAGCGGCAAGGTTGTGGAACTCGACGTCGGGCCTCCCGTGGCGGCATCAGCCAACGCTTGTGTAACGGTCTTCCTGGCGGTCAATCCCCTTGGCCGCAGCGGTCAGGTACTGCCGCTTAACGGGCGATTGCAGTCACAGCTTGCCGAGGCGATTCCTGATCTGGCCAGCGGTGAGCACCCGGAGCCGATTCTCGTTTGGCGTCCCAATCTACGGCTGGTTACCGATAGCGATAGGGCTGATTCGATCTGCCTACCCTTGTTGCGGATATCCAAGGAGGGGGGCGGGTTCGTCAGGCAACCCTACGTGCCGCCGATGGGGCTGATACTGCCGGAGTCGGATTTGGGGCAGATGGTCTCTGCGCTGTGCGCAAGGGGGCGGGAAAAATGCTTGTTCCTCGCAGGACGGTTACGTCAGGCCGAGCAGGCGGGAAATCATGACGACGCACAGGAACTCAGGCGACAACTGACAGCGCTTTGGGCGCGCCTTCCCGAAGTTGAAGTCGCCTTGAACAGCCGAGTGGCTACTCCGGCGAACCTGCATGGCTTACTGGCTGGATTGGCAGGTGCCTGGAGTGCATTGGATGCGTTAAGCGGCGTCCCTGCATTCGCTCCTCTTGACTTCCTAGAGCTCAAGCGCGGCTTCGATGAAGTGATCGAGTGGCTTCATCGGAAGCTGGACAGCATCCGCGTCGGATACCGTTGCCTGGTGTTCGAGCAGTCCGAGCAGGGCTTTTCCATTGATTTGCCAGATACCCAGACAGGCCGCCAGCGCCTTGTCGTGGGGCTGCGTATGCCCGCAGGTACCGGACAGGAAGCCGCGCAGGCGTGGTTAGGGCAGGTGGTGATTGCCTCGCGGCAACACGTAGCAACACTCGTACAGCAGCGTATGAGCGGTTTGCTTCACCAGCCCATGAACCGCAACGAACGAGCTGCGTACGGTGTGGGTGAGGAAACGCACCTCTTTCTGATCCAGGCCTCCGGTGACTGGTTCGATCCCGAACAGCCACTGTACTTGGCTGTCACCTCGCAGAGAGCGATTGCAAGCCCTTGGCAGGTTCTTTTATTCACGACCGATAGCCACTGA
- a CDS encoding DotU family type IV/VI secretion system protein, with the protein MLERSVSLYPPEFGEAPLSLAFREAWIEWRGVWDGVGGLSNPGNEQIERMAEATTLVVRRLWRSAFASVGASSSSQVKAMVYAFVALVDERLLFDDWPGRAAWQPRPLETRLYGSRNAGERLPRAIHKLLKERAPASRDLANVYLQCLILGFYGGLRSARGRALHARWRHALFTFAWQREPAMNGAMNSLARPSRSAALRLPMRRVLPDGMRLGLAICGLLVVLSVAGHWMWSDIQSELTPLLHLVSLEESGSLAE; encoded by the coding sequence ATGTTGGAAAGGAGCGTTTCTCTTTACCCCCCCGAGTTCGGAGAGGCACCGCTGAGCCTGGCGTTTCGCGAGGCCTGGATCGAATGGCGAGGGGTCTGGGATGGCGTGGGGGGACTCAGCAATCCTGGTAATGAACAGATCGAGCGCATGGCGGAGGCCACGACTCTTGTGGTTCGTCGCCTTTGGCGCAGTGCATTCGCTAGTGTCGGTGCGTCCTCTTCCAGTCAGGTCAAGGCGATGGTCTATGCGTTCGTAGCCCTGGTTGACGAACGTCTTCTGTTCGATGATTGGCCGGGCCGGGCGGCCTGGCAGCCACGACCGCTGGAAACGCGCCTGTATGGTTCGCGCAATGCGGGTGAGCGCTTGCCCCGTGCCATTCACAAGCTGCTCAAGGAGCGTGCACCGGCGTCACGCGATCTGGCCAATGTCTATCTCCAATGCCTGATCCTTGGTTTCTACGGTGGCCTGCGCAGTGCTCGGGGGCGCGCGCTGCATGCGCGTTGGCGGCATGCACTTTTCACCTTTGCCTGGCAACGTGAACCGGCGATGAACGGGGCGATGAACAGCCTGGCGCGGCCGAGCCGTTCTGCGGCGTTACGCCTCCCCATGCGAAGAGTACTGCCGGATGGCATGCGTCTTGGGCTGGCGATCTGCGGTTTGTTGGTGGTTCTGAGTGTGGCTGGGCACTGGATGTGGAGTGACATCCAGTCGGAGCTGACGCCGTTACTGCATCTGGTCAGCCTTGAAGAAAGCGGGAGCCTGGCTGAATGA
- the tssA gene encoding type VI secretion system protein TssA → MTSVSIGQYLEPIPGDAICGPSLRYEGAWDRLRELRREDDASLPTGVWQSDLKRGDWAALEQLAGDLLRERSKDLMIAVWLGEAWIRRHGLAGVRSAMELLVGLCERFPDDLHPQPEDDDRSWRVFPLEWMIRQYRSTLLTQIPLFGIDAEEFAHVTLHEWLQLQQRQVQASDSKQDKIAAESARLEYRKLHEKLRQIPVSHYVAADADLRAALAALERLDNWSEGWLADLAPSFGPLRQTLTSLRVQLEEFVPMSEQIPSSEPESDAVMDEPTAEPSSTALPAVGAPSSREQAYRQLAQIADYLARTEPHSPVPYVIRRAVEWGNQPLGELLDELISADAESRRLWKLLGVLK, encoded by the coding sequence ATGACCAGCGTCTCGATCGGACAGTATCTGGAGCCCATCCCAGGCGATGCCATTTGTGGCCCCAGCTTGCGTTATGAAGGCGCGTGGGATCGTCTACGGGAGCTACGCCGCGAGGATGACGCCAGCTTGCCGACCGGCGTCTGGCAAAGCGACCTCAAGCGTGGCGATTGGGCCGCGTTGGAGCAGCTTGCAGGCGATCTGCTGCGCGAGCGCAGCAAGGATCTGATGATTGCCGTTTGGTTGGGCGAAGCCTGGATACGTCGGCACGGACTTGCAGGTGTGCGTTCGGCAATGGAGTTGCTGGTGGGGCTGTGCGAGCGCTTTCCGGATGATCTACATCCGCAACCCGAGGACGATGATCGTTCCTGGCGTGTCTTCCCACTGGAATGGATGATCCGCCAATACCGCTCCACGCTCCTGACGCAGATCCCGCTCTTCGGTATCGATGCTGAAGAGTTTGCGCATGTCACGCTGCACGAATGGTTGCAATTGCAGCAGCGCCAAGTACAGGCGAGCGATAGCAAGCAGGACAAGATCGCCGCCGAGTCAGCCCGACTGGAGTATCGCAAGCTGCATGAAAAACTCAGGCAGATACCTGTAAGCCACTATGTCGCTGCCGACGCTGACCTGAGAGCGGCTCTCGCGGCTCTCGAACGGCTGGACAACTGGAGTGAGGGGTGGCTGGCCGATCTGGCTCCCAGCTTTGGCCCCCTGCGCCAGACATTGACCAGCCTGCGTGTTCAGCTTGAGGAGTTCGTTCCGATGTCAGAGCAGATCCCGTCATCCGAGCCAGAGAGCGATGCTGTCATGGACGAGCCGACAGCCGAACCCTCTTCCACCGCCTTGCCTGCAGTGGGCGCGCCCAGCAGCCGCGAGCAGGCTTACCGACAGCTGGCACAGATCGCCGACTACCTGGCCAGAACCGAGCCGCACAGTCCCGTCCCCTACGTCATTCGCCGGGCCGTGGAGTGGGGCAACCAGCCTCTTGGCGAACTGCTGGACGAGTTGATCAGCGCTGATGCCGAGTCCAGACGTTTATGGAAACTGCTGGGGGTACTTAAGTAA
- a CDS encoding sensor histidine kinase: MIQFLRYLLLMCLICSWPAQASTLMLKAQATNTNGYLERLTDPTGALDAANALASSDWIELPGPLNAGFTYDVIWLKLQIQAEQAAPTAWMLSLSNALLDEVTLYDLSQDGTIRERHSGETLDRTLWPVNYRTASFPISLENGEPHTLLLRLKTKNAMSVSARLMPESQFHQQARNEYLGLGLYFGIYLALIVFHSVFWRMTNAPESGWYLIYVSCCFLIESFSTGLIQQATGLPVAWSDRMLGCIMAASLPIGFIFAQRQLQISEFAGLRRILTGICLVVSALAATTILFGHYQIGAPLTQVFSLLNIALLISTALWLLLKGQKSARVFLLVFGIYYAGVIISFMRNLGVIPTTFMTDNAVAIGTLLHMALMSMRIIHHYRTLEEDKRRAQLDFKLLLQEHNSNLEQQIVERTQELREEISRRTLLEGELRETLQQEKRTREEQRDFVAMVSHEFRTPLAIISTSAQQISRNLSAAPERNEKRCKNIREASSRLLTLVDHYLSHDRMEGTTAIQCDTDHALQPLMERSSADLPTGRIVIRNLSAQDAIRCDDSLIKIALRNLLANADRHAPAGSAIELRLSDRPGFLDIQISNEGPAIPEDQSRLLFQKYFRGSQAQHSPGAGLGLHLAKRIIELHGGDICLESRGEETPICFRLSLPLGTAAAPAV, encoded by the coding sequence ATGATCCAGTTCCTCCGCTATCTGCTGTTGATGTGCCTGATATGTTCATGGCCCGCCCAGGCCAGCACGCTGATGCTCAAGGCCCAGGCGACCAATACCAACGGTTATCTGGAGCGGCTCACTGACCCAACTGGCGCACTGGACGCGGCAAACGCACTGGCATCCAGCGACTGGATCGAACTGCCAGGCCCCCTGAACGCCGGTTTCACCTATGACGTCATCTGGTTGAAATTGCAGATACAGGCTGAACAGGCTGCGCCAACGGCCTGGATGCTGTCATTGAGCAACGCGCTGCTCGACGAAGTGACGCTGTATGACCTCAGCCAGGATGGCACGATCCGAGAACGGCATAGCGGCGAGACGCTGGATCGGACGTTGTGGCCAGTGAACTACCGCACGGCCTCCTTCCCCATCAGCCTCGAGAATGGCGAGCCTCATACCCTGCTGCTGCGCCTGAAGACCAAGAACGCGATGTCCGTCAGCGCGCGCCTGATGCCGGAATCGCAGTTCCACCAGCAGGCACGCAACGAATACCTGGGCCTCGGCCTGTACTTTGGTATCTATCTGGCGCTGATCGTGTTCCACAGCGTGTTCTGGCGCATGACGAACGCCCCCGAGAGCGGTTGGTATCTGATCTATGTCTCGTGCTGCTTTTTGATCGAGAGTTTCAGCACCGGGCTGATTCAGCAGGCTACGGGCCTTCCGGTAGCCTGGAGCGACCGCATGCTGGGCTGCATCATGGCGGCCAGCCTGCCGATCGGCTTCATATTCGCCCAGCGCCAGCTGCAGATCAGCGAATTTGCCGGCCTGCGGCGTATCCTCACCGGCATCTGCCTAGTCGTCAGCGCACTGGCGGCAACCACCATCCTGTTCGGCCATTACCAGATCGGCGCTCCGCTGACCCAGGTGTTCTCGTTACTGAACATCGCACTGCTCATCAGCACGGCGCTGTGGCTACTGCTCAAGGGGCAAAAATCCGCGCGCGTGTTCCTGCTGGTGTTCGGCATCTACTACGCGGGCGTCATCATCAGTTTCATGCGCAATCTGGGCGTGATTCCCACCACCTTCATGACCGACAATGCCGTGGCCATCGGCACCTTGCTGCATATGGCACTGATGAGCATGCGCATCATCCATCACTACCGCACGCTCGAAGAGGACAAACGCCGCGCTCAACTCGACTTCAAACTGTTGCTGCAGGAACACAACAGCAACCTGGAACAGCAGATCGTCGAACGCACTCAGGAACTGCGTGAAGAAATCAGCCGACGCACGCTGCTGGAAGGCGAACTCCGCGAAACCCTGCAACAAGAGAAACGAACGCGAGAAGAACAACGCGACTTCGTGGCCATGGTCTCGCACGAATTCCGAACCCCACTAGCCATCATCTCGACGTCGGCCCAGCAGATTTCCCGCAATCTGTCCGCTGCGCCCGAGCGTAACGAGAAGCGCTGCAAGAACATCCGAGAAGCCTCGTCGCGTCTACTCACCCTAGTCGATCACTACCTGAGCCACGATCGCATGGAGGGTACCACCGCCATCCAGTGCGATACGGATCACGCCCTGCAGCCGCTGATGGAAAGAAGCAGTGCGGATCTTCCAACTGGCCGGATCGTCATTCGCAACCTCAGTGCTCAAGACGCGATCCGTTGCGATGACAGCCTGATCAAGATCGCCCTGCGCAACCTTCTCGCCAACGCCGACCGCCATGCGCCAGCCGGCAGCGCCATCGAACTGCGACTGAGTGACCGCCCAGGTTTTCTCGACATCCAGATCAGCAACGAAGGCCCTGCGATTCCGGAAGACCAGTCCAGGCTGCTATTCCAGAAATACTTTCGCGGCAGCCAGGCCCAACACAGCCCCGGCGCTGGCCTAGGCCTGCACCTGGCGAAGCGGATCATAGAGCTGCATGGTGGCGATATCTGCCTGGAGAGTCGTGGCGAAGAAACGCCCATCTGTTTCCGCCTGAGCCTGCCACTTGGCACCGCCGCAGCTCCAGCCGTGTGA
- a CDS encoding type VI secretion protein IcmF/TssM N-terminal domain-containing protein: MSTLAIVLSVIGVLLLLLALVVLVWWLRTQSGMAIRSFYAAVRKMEHEQGFESRYQVPWLMLLGDPREGSQLCLDWQLTPVGRPAWFGRWWADQDGAVLVVPQGVFLPHDGSNASTFVWRRLLGMLLRLRGQRPLDGVIWNIPLGQLQDGAQSVTDVIVLRRRFAELLQRLGLGLPVYVVITGFEDMPGFQELVAALPEEGRERLLGWSSPYGLDAGWQSHWLDDAVDAVVQSMQAAIIEVGALKGELAEDLYRLPDLLLALKGNLRTLLEPVFQGSTHGEAPRIRGLYLGASQARTESNPAQLYPDELPARQGVFTQMLWRQRFLSEQGLAQALPRVLRLRQRWQKTVGGVAVVLGLCWLVGMLWVWQGRQQDARELSRLLQATHAGHVSLRAPERRQEQARLNVQAFWTLLQQSPRWHFSSLVYPSSWGSSLDTQMDQLLRSMARREALVPLQQLQDYQLRTLLTIRNEQRRPDVESAQPDQWPTYVKARTLAEGVVSLERHNRLLNDALIGQEGVIEPLSQLSNDALGLSLDPSSLPKRAFYDQALRNLAAPALRPVDLEPNRKQLSGQFQALMKFWLAQYFLAGNFVTPAGYLKRHLNDLEYGRDTSLNKLEEINGLIAHLEDLIVLTNSAWSHGSSEELVPGFRDLMNDVKQSRLLGPNIEASVTLEAEQLRRSFHSQWIEGAASRDNLLQRQAGGTLVLQEHISKLSRSIGDLLKRDFAVSAMRRPDGAIDSRALGNVTEQQMTQALVYQQSYQSFVTQELAQIAPDYRAGMLKAAEQAAALAMWSELTASPAGYNYGSAQSRFNVSVEQAMQVIQALKALGRADLASTLQSQLTLRAMVDVDAVLTDIDTLPLFIKRYPISEWDGKPNLGLRLFRATDVQDLKSSLARQFVEISASTDKVRPELTWLRMQADLPLPLQEKVSRLGSISDEMQKYKAQNPSSSPALFEQLVSRDLVEIDLGNCQQVLSTASLPQNDGDLARYTRSITEQVRQRCNQLQMQDAAKAWNALVDYFNQYLAGRFPFSYSLESGDADPARVKHLLELIDTHLDAAEKGLVLAPPGSRLAAEDFLSRMKQARTWLGPMFIRDPSGTIGVELEVRWRTDREEERGADQVIAWTLNGAGQQIAHPGEAGQRLRWNVGDPLQLVLRWARDSSQRPSIDPLQPSMAVNGLEAGWEYRGPWALLRMMRSHVVPQRLPNMDYTDFPLTLQVPVRGALDASPQAQMFIGLSLLSQGSKLPLSIQPLPVVAPGSPFTNFQLQALQSAEITP; the protein is encoded by the coding sequence ATGAGTACTCTGGCGATCGTACTCAGCGTGATAGGCGTTCTCCTGCTGTTACTGGCATTGGTTGTACTGGTCTGGTGGTTGCGCACTCAATCCGGTATGGCCATCCGCAGTTTCTACGCCGCGGTGCGCAAGATGGAGCATGAGCAGGGCTTCGAGTCGCGCTATCAGGTTCCCTGGCTGATGCTGCTCGGCGACCCGCGCGAAGGCAGCCAGCTTTGTCTTGATTGGCAGCTCACGCCCGTTGGACGTCCGGCTTGGTTCGGCCGCTGGTGGGCCGACCAGGACGGTGCCGTGCTGGTCGTGCCTCAGGGCGTATTCCTACCCCACGATGGCAGTAACGCTTCCACCTTCGTCTGGCGTCGCCTACTCGGCATGTTGCTGAGGTTACGGGGGCAGCGCCCACTGGATGGCGTGATCTGGAACATCCCTCTTGGTCAGTTGCAGGACGGTGCACAGAGTGTCACCGACGTGATCGTTCTGCGCCGTCGCTTTGCTGAGCTGCTCCAACGCCTTGGCCTGGGACTGCCGGTATATGTCGTTATCACGGGTTTCGAGGATATGCCAGGCTTCCAGGAGCTGGTCGCCGCACTGCCCGAAGAGGGGCGCGAGCGCCTGCTGGGTTGGTCATCGCCCTATGGACTGGATGCCGGCTGGCAGAGTCATTGGCTCGACGATGCGGTGGATGCCGTGGTGCAGAGCATGCAGGCAGCCATCATCGAGGTCGGGGCTCTGAAAGGCGAGCTAGCCGAGGATTTGTATCGCTTGCCTGACCTGTTGCTGGCGCTCAAGGGCAATCTGCGCACCCTGTTGGAGCCGGTTTTCCAGGGCAGCACTCATGGCGAGGCCCCCAGGATTCGAGGCCTTTATCTGGGGGCTTCCCAGGCACGCACAGAATCGAATCCTGCGCAGCTTTACCCCGATGAACTGCCGGCGAGGCAGGGAGTGTTCACGCAGATGCTCTGGCGGCAGCGATTTCTGTCCGAACAGGGGTTGGCACAGGCCCTGCCGCGAGTTCTGCGCCTGCGTCAGCGCTGGCAGAAAACGGTGGGGGGCGTTGCGGTAGTGCTTGGCCTTTGCTGGCTGGTGGGCATGCTGTGGGTATGGCAGGGACGACAGCAGGATGCGCGTGAACTGAGCCGCCTATTGCAGGCGACGCATGCCGGACATGTCAGTCTGCGTGCACCCGAGCGTCGCCAGGAGCAGGCGCGGCTCAACGTTCAGGCCTTCTGGACGTTGTTGCAGCAATCACCTCGCTGGCATTTTTCATCGCTGGTCTATCCCTCGTCCTGGGGTTCTTCGCTAGATACCCAGATGGATCAGTTGTTGCGCAGCATGGCTCGCCGCGAGGCCTTGGTGCCGTTACAGCAACTGCAGGATTACCAATTGAGGACGTTATTGACGATCCGCAATGAGCAACGGCGCCCTGATGTCGAGAGTGCTCAGCCGGATCAATGGCCCACGTACGTGAAGGCTCGCACCCTGGCTGAGGGGGTGGTCAGCCTGGAGCGACACAATCGCCTGCTCAACGATGCCCTTATCGGCCAGGAGGGCGTCATCGAGCCGCTGTCCCAACTGAGCAACGATGCGCTGGGGCTGAGTCTCGACCCCTCCAGCCTGCCCAAGCGAGCCTTTTATGACCAGGCCCTGCGTAACCTGGCTGCACCCGCCCTGCGTCCTGTGGATCTGGAGCCCAATCGCAAGCAGCTATCCGGGCAGTTCCAGGCGCTGATGAAGTTCTGGCTGGCGCAGTACTTTCTGGCGGGTAACTTCGTCACCCCTGCCGGTTATCTCAAGAGACACTTGAACGATCTGGAATACGGTCGGGATACCTCGCTGAACAAGCTTGAGGAAATCAACGGCCTGATCGCTCATCTTGAGGATCTGATCGTCCTCACCAACTCTGCCTGGAGCCATGGCAGTAGTGAGGAGTTGGTGCCGGGTTTTCGCGACCTGATGAATGACGTGAAGCAGAGCCGGCTCCTGGGGCCAAACATAGAGGCTTCCGTCACCCTCGAGGCCGAGCAGTTACGCAGAAGCTTCCATAGCCAATGGATCGAAGGGGCTGCGAGCCGCGATAACCTGCTGCAGCGCCAGGCCGGTGGAACGCTGGTGCTGCAAGAGCACATCAGCAAGCTGTCGAGGAGCATTGGTGATCTGCTCAAGCGCGATTTTGCCGTGAGCGCGATGCGCCGCCCCGATGGCGCCATCGATTCCCGGGCCCTCGGCAACGTGACCGAGCAGCAAATGACTCAGGCGTTGGTCTACCAGCAGAGCTATCAGAGCTTCGTGACACAAGAGCTGGCGCAAATAGCGCCGGATTATCGCGCGGGTATGCTCAAGGCCGCGGAGCAGGCCGCAGCACTGGCGATGTGGTCGGAACTGACCGCCTCCCCAGCAGGTTACAACTACGGCTCTGCACAGAGCAGGTTCAATGTCTCCGTCGAACAGGCCATGCAGGTGATCCAGGCACTCAAGGCCCTTGGTCGTGCCGATCTGGCCAGTACGTTGCAATCCCAACTGACCTTGCGTGCGATGGTCGACGTCGACGCGGTTCTGACGGATATCGACACCTTGCCGCTATTCATCAAGCGCTACCCAATTTCCGAGTGGGACGGTAAGCCCAATCTGGGACTCAGGCTGTTTCGCGCCACTGACGTCCAGGATCTGAAATCATCTCTGGCCCGACAGTTTGTGGAAATCAGTGCCAGCACCGACAAAGTGAGGCCAGAGCTGACGTGGTTGAGGATGCAGGCGGATCTGCCATTGCCCCTGCAGGAGAAAGTATCGAGGCTTGGCTCGATAAGCGATGAGATGCAGAAGTACAAGGCGCAGAACCCGAGCAGCTCACCGGCATTGTTCGAGCAACTAGTGAGCCGAGATCTGGTGGAAATAGATCTTGGCAATTGCCAGCAGGTGCTGTCGACCGCCAGCCTGCCACAGAACGATGGAGATCTTGCCCGTTATACCCGGAGCATTACCGAGCAGGTACGCCAGCGCTGCAACCAATTGCAGATGCAGGACGCCGCAAAAGCCTGGAATGCACTGGTGGACTACTTCAACCAGTACCTGGCGGGGCGCTTCCCATTCTCCTACAGCCTGGAAAGTGGCGATGCTGATCCAGCGCGTGTCAAACACCTGCTGGAATTGATCGATACCCATCTGGATGCGGCCGAGAAGGGACTGGTTTTGGCGCCGCCAGGCAGTCGGCTGGCCGCAGAAGACTTCCTTTCCCGGATGAAACAGGCCAGAACCTGGCTCGGGCCGATGTTCATACGCGACCCGTCAGGAACCATCGGTGTGGAACTCGAAGTCCGCTGGCGAACGGATCGTGAAGAGGAGCGGGGGGCTGATCAGGTGATCGCCTGGACATTGAATGGCGCAGGCCAGCAGATTGCTCACCCTGGTGAGGCCGGTCAGCGTCTGCGCTGGAATGTCGGAGACCCGCTGCAACTCGTGTTGCGCTGGGCCCGCGACAGCAGCCAGCGGCCGTCGATCGATCCCCTGCAACCGAGCATGGCCGTCAATGGCCTGGAGGCGGGCTGGGAATACCGTGGTCCATGGGCGCTGCTGCGTATGATGCGTTCACATGTGGTACCGCAACGTTTGCCGAACATGGACTACACGGACTTTCCTCTGACCTTGCAGGTTCCCGTACGGGGTGCCCTGGATGCCAGTCCGCAGGCTCAGATGTTCATCGGCCTGTCACTGCTCAGCCAGGGCAGCAAGCTGCCTCTATCGATTCAGCCTCTGCCGGTCGTTGCACCCGGTTCGCCATTCACCAATTTCCAGTTGCAGGCGCTGCAAAGTGCGGAGATTACGCCATGA